Part of the Sphingobium sp. TKS genome is shown below.
GCTCGTTTTTCGCCTGAGCGGACAGCACCGCCTTGCCAGTGTCGAAATTCACGTTCGTCGTGCTTTTGATATTATACTGGTCGATCTCACCCATGCGACCGCGCAGCGCCGCCGTTGCCGCAGTCTGTTCGGCAAAGCCCTGCTCGGTGCCGTTTTGGATCATCGACGCAGTCCGGAGATCCTTGTTCTGCAGATTGATCTGGCTCGCCACCAGGCCGCCATCCGATTGCAGCGTCTTGACCGTCACCGGCACACCGTTGAGCAGCGAGGTCGCGGCAAGCCTGCTGCGGTTGAGGCCGAAAAAGCCCTTGCTGGCGCTGATCTTGGTGGCATCGTTGATGACGATGACGGACTTGGTGCCGTCGGCCGCCGTGACCTGCATCTTGTCGCCGCTGCGCGCGGAAATGATGCCCTTGATCTCCGGCCCTGCGGCCAGCTTAGCCGGAGGCAAATAGGCGGTCGCCGAAACGTCGGCGGCAGGCGCGGGCGCGTCCTGCGTCTGCGCGGACAAACTGCCCGAAGATGCCCCGGAAAGTAGGGCAAGCATTAAGAGAAATTTCGGGCTTTTGGAAATGACACTCATCACGCTACTCCTTCAAAATTCGACCAGTCGGGCCTGCGTGACCGCAGCTTTTCGTCCGACTGCCGCCCGCGTGATGGCGTATTCAGCTGTCAGAACCCCCTCCATTTACCTTCGTAAGATGTACGGCACGGCGCTGCGGATGAGCGCCATGGATGTTCTGCCTGTTCAGATTAACCTTTCTGCCACATGAACAGGCCGCTCACGCCGGTGCTTGTGCAGGCAATAGGAGTGCATCGTGCGACGAACCGATGCAGACCATGCAGACCATGCCGGGCAAACGAATGTTCATGCGTGGTAGAGTTACCCAATAGATTTTGGAGAGATTGTCCTCAATTGACAACCATTTGTTCCAAAGAAAGCAGTACTGAGTTCCCGGCCAAAATTCGACAGTCCACGATTTTTCCTTTCGAAACATTCATTTGGTGCCGTCTTGGCATCTGCTTTCGGCGCCTTGAACCGGTCCTGCCCACCCGAATCGGGAATCCAAGCCGGGATTTGAGCGATCTCCCATTCAAAGCAACGAGGCAGATCCGAGGTTCCGGAACGATCAGGGAGTCCGTCATGAAGCGCGTCGACCAGCCCGCAACAATTCTTGCGCGGGGTAGAGCTTGTTATTGATTAACGCAGGGCGCATATCAGGGTCATTGGCACTCTTGTTGGAGACTGCCAGCTCGCAAATTGGTAGCGCTGGCTTCCGCTTGTGAAAGCGACGATTTAGTCGCGGACCAGCGCCAGGAAAGTCGGACCCAAGCCATGACAGCCAAAGACGTGAAATTGGCGCACGAAGCCCGTGAAGGCATCGCGCGCGGCGTCGACATCCTTGCCAATGCCGTGCGCGTGACGCTTGGCCCAAAGGGGCGCAACGTCCTTATCGACAGGGGCTTCGGCGCGCCCCGGATCACCAAGGACGGCGTCACCGTCGCCAAGGAATTGGAATTCAATAACAAGTTCGAGAATATGGGCGCGCAGATGATCCGCGCCGTCGCGTCCAGGGCGCATGATCATGCTGGAGACGGCACCACGACGGCGACCGTCCTCGCCCAGGCGATCGTTCAGGAGGGGATGAAGTCGGTATCGGCCGGCATCGATCCAATGGACCTCAAACGGGGCATCGACCTGGCCGTCACCGCCGTCGTTGCCGAACTCAAGGCCCGGTCCAAGCCGGTGTCGAACAATCAGGAAATCGCACAGGTCGGCATCGTGTCGGCCAATGGCGATGAGATCGTCGGCAACCGGATTGCCGAGGCGATGGAGAAGGTCGGCAAGGAAGGCGTCATCACCATCGAGGAAGGGGCGAGCGTCGAGTTCGAACTGGATGTGGTCGAGGGAATGCAGTTCGATCGCGGCTATCTGTCGCCCTATTTCGTTACGAACAGCGAGAAGATGGCGGTCGAACTGGAAGACCCCGTCATTCTGATCCACGAAAAGAAGATGAGCAATGTGCAGGCGATGCTGCCCATATTGGAAGCGGTCGCGCAAGCGCACCGTTCGCTGCTCATCATTGCCGAGGATATCGAAGGGGATGCGCTGTCGACGCTGGTCGTCAACAAGCTGCGCGGGGGACTGAAGGTCGCTGCGGTCAAGGCGCCGGGCTTTGGCGATCGCCGCAAGGCGATGCTGGAGGATCTGGCCATATTGACGGCAAGCGACGTGGTGACCGAGGATCTTGGCATCAAATTGGAGGATGTCACGCTGGACAGGCTGGGTACGGCCAAGCGCGTGACGATCGCGAAGGATCACACGACGATCGTCGACGGCGCCGGCAGTCCGGAAGTCATCAAGGCCCGCGTCGCGGCGCTCCAGGCACAGATCGAAACCACCACGAGCGATTATGACCGGGAAAAGCTGCAAGAACGTCTTGCGAAGCTGTCCGGTGGCGTCGCCGTCATCAAGGTCGGCGGGTCATCCGAACTGGAGGTCAAGGAACGCAAGGATCGAGTGGAGGACGCTCTGCACGCGACCCGCGCAGCGGTGGAGGAAGGCATATTGCCCGGCGGCGGCACCGCGCTCCTTTATGCGTCGAAAGCGCTGGACGGCCTTGTCCCCGTCAATGACGACCAGCGGCGCGGCATCGACATCATCCGCAGGGCACTGCAGGCGCCGCTCCGCCAGATCGCGGAGAATGCCGGACATGATGGCGGCGTGGTTGTAGGTCGATTGCTGGACGGGAAAGACGAAAATCTGGGCTTCAACGCGCAGAGCGAGCAATATGAGAATCTCTTCCAGTCCGGCGTCATCGATCCCACCAAGGTTGTCCGCACCGCCTTGCAGGATGCGGCCTCCATTGCCGGGTTGCTGATCACCACCGAAGCGGCGGTTGCCGAACTGGGAACCGACAGCCGCGGCCCGCAAGCCATGGCTTCCGGCGCGGGATTCTAGAGCATCGTGTGCAAAAGTGGGAACCGGTTTTGCGCGAAAAACGATGCGACAACAAAGAACTAGAGCGCGTGCCCTGCGTCCAATCACCGTACACGACTCATCGGGAATGGAGCGGAATGAGTAGCCGTATGGGAGCGGCGTCGCTCCATGCGGAGGCGGCTTTGGGTTGATCGTTGATAATCCATTGCCTGAGGCTGTCGAAGCCGAGCCGGAACCATGATTTTTGGCGTCGCCCATGGGTTTTGCGCGGGATGGCTTTCATGCCCATGACGCGGGTGGCGCATCGATATGCCCAGATTATAGCGAGGGTGACGACGACGAGCAGACAGTCGAGCTTGCGTGGGTTTTTGATGCGGGTGTCTTCCAGGTTGAGACCGCGGGTTTTGGCGTCACCGAAGAGGCATTCGATGCCCCAGCGCCTGCGGTAGAGATTGAGAGCCTGCCTTGCCTCCGGCTGGTTGGTCGCGACGATCAAAACCTGCTTGTCGGCCAAGCGTTTTGCGGCGATCCGCAGTGGCTGGCTGGTGGCGCCTGTCGTTCCATTGAGCCGCCCTTCCCATATTGCCGTTCCGCCCACCCGCTTTCGCCGCAAGAGCGTGCGGAACGACCATGTTGTGCCGTTAGCCAGGTTGAGGGTCATGTCTTCCTTCAGGCGGATCGCAAAGGGAATATTGTTTTCATTGAGGAAATCCATCCACTGTGCGCCGATGAACTCGCGGTCGGCGAGCAGCAGTTCGATTGAAGCAGCGGGAAACAGGGCCAGATAGCGCTGCATCAAGGCAATGCGCTGATCGGTATCGGAACAGCCCTGATGTCCGATCATGCTCCACAGCAACGGCACTCGGAAACGGCGCGTCACGATCGCCAGCATGAGGATGTTGACGTCGGTCGAGCCGATCTTCCAGTTGGTCCGATCGAGTACCAGGCATTTCTTGCGGGACAGATTGAGCATGCTCACCACGAGCAGCGCCAGCCGATCCGATTCCAGTTGAACGTGCTGGAAAAAGCGCTGCAGTCGGCGATAGCCCGAAGCGTGCGTTGCTTGCCCGGGCAAATGACAGGCCAGATGTGTCAGGTTCACTGTCCGCGATTGCGCAAGCGCCATCACAAGCACCGCCAATGTTTCAAGCCGGCTCTTGCCCAGCCTGAACTGGCGGCATAACGTCTTCATCAGGGCGGCATGACAAGCTGTGAACATCGTAGATCCTCTTGGTCGAGAATCTTCAGTTCAAGCACATCATGCCGCCCTTCGACACTCTGTCGTGTACGGTGGCGTCCAATTTAACGCAGCGCGCTCTAGCGGCTTCGATCCCGTGGGCTGCATCGATCCGGCACCCTGACGAATAGATGCACGCCGACCGGAAGTTTCGTGTTAGAATTCGTCATCACGCCGATCATGCCGCAGGCATGTTGTGACAGAGAGACCATCGCGCTCCCGCCTGCAAACGGGAGATAGAGCAATGTCTGATGATCCGACCCCTAGCCGCCCTGCCGATGCGACGGCGTCATGACGATCCGCACGACACGCAAAGCGATGACATTTTCAGCGCCCTTTCGCCTGCCGGAATTCGAAGCGCTTTTGCCCGCCGGCACTTATGTCGTGGAAACCGATGAAGAACCATTTGAGGGCAATGTCCACACAGGCTTTCGCCGGGTCGCGACCACCCTGCGTATCCGGAAAGGCGCGACCATCGAACATCACCAGGTCGCCCCTCAGGATCTGGAGGCAGCGTTGCAAAAAGATCGCGATACCGCGCATGGCGGGTTGGTTCCAGCCGGTCCGCCGACAGAGCAGACCCGGCCTTCTGATGGCCCGCCGCCGGCAAACTGGCGCTGGGTTCCTTTGTGGGTCCGAAACACGCCCTCCGATGGCGGACGGTAGGCCAGTCATGTTCAACAGTTCAGCGATGTGCAGGCAGCAGGCAGCGCATCATCGGCAGGTTGCCGCCGCCACGCTGCTTGAGAAGGTACGGACGATCGCGCTGGCGGCCGCAAGCGCCTGGGACATCCAGGCCGGGGAGGCTGAGGCACGCGAAGCCGGAAAGCAGGATATGCTCAGCGCGGAAGATGCGGCGATCGCTCTGGAATTTCAGCGGGAGGATGAAGAAGAGGCGGCGATCCGCGCCAACGACAAGCTGGACGAAGCGATTTCAATCCCCTGCGACAGCCATGATAGGACCAGCATGTGAACGTTCAGATCGAGCAATTCGGTACCTGGTTGATAGGACAGCACAGCCGTCCTGGTTGGATAGGAGACCTGGCACGGGCGGCGGCGGGCGACCGGACATTTCCTCGGTCGGGAGACCCCGATACGATACGCGGTCATCTTAATCGAACGCACGCGGACGCGGACATGTTCGAGGCGCTCGACGATGCTGAAGCGCTCTGGTTCGGATTCGGACGGCACTGATCGCAGCTCCCCGCAACAATCCAAAAACACTTTTTGAAGGAATGCCCAAATGGCCAAAAGTCAGAAAAAATCAAATCGCGAGGTTCGCAAACCCAAGGCCGAAAAGCCCAAGAAGCACAATGCATCCAACCCGTCGCAAAAGCCGGGCGGATTGAATATTATAACCTTGAAAAGCTGAAACCCTTCCGCTGGTCAAATAAGCAACCCCTAAAGGGTATGCCGCGAACCTATGAACCGGCCTTGCAAAGGGGGTGCAAGCCGGGCATTGGACGGCGTCACCGCGCAATGGACGCCATGCTGGTTTACGTCGCGATTGATCTGAGAATGCGACAGGAACAGCATGAATCGTAACGACGCTTCATCAAAGCGGTCTTCTGACATGCGGGCCTACATCGCCGATGAACGGCAAGCCAAGACCGCCAAGGCAAGCCACCCGCCCATAGAGACGGTGGATGTCGCGGACATTCCGGGCGGTGGCCAATTGCATTTGCTCAAATGCGGCAGGGAATTTTCCATCCAGTTCGGCAGCGACGAGTTGATGGGAAGTCAGGACCATGTTTCGGAAATGGCGCTGGCCACGATGACGAGCCAACGCCTGACCAGGAAAGACGGGCATGTCCTTGTAGGCGGGCTTGGCATGGGCTTCACTCTGGACGCGGTCCTTGCGGCCTGGACTGCCGAGGCCTTTGTGACCGTCGCGGAACTGGTTCCTCAGATCGTCGTCTGGGCCAAGGGGCCGCTGGCGCATCTGTTCAAGAATAATCTCGCGGACCCCCGCGTCAGCCTCCGCCTGCACGACGTCTACGATGTCATCGCGGAAACGTCGGAGCATTTCGACGCCATCCTGCTGGATGTCGATAACGGGCCGGACGGCTTCATCACCCCCGGCAACGACCGGCTATATTCGCATGCCGGTCTTGCCGCTGCCTACGCCGCATTGCGGCCGGGGGGGCTCTTGTCCATCTGGTCGTCCTATACGGACGATTGCTTTGCCGGGAGGCTGGAAGAGTCGGGTTTCGAAGTCGATGAAATCATCTTGCCAGCCTATATCGGCAGTTCGGAGCGTTGGCATAATATCTGGTTCGCGGCCAAGCCGGGCAACCCCGCCAACCTATCTCCCCCGCAGTGATGCCCCCTTCCGGAGCAGAACGGAAATGATCTTGGAATAGGCCCGCGCCTGTTCCTCATGCTTCCTCCTCTCGACAGGGCAGATGGCGAGATCGGCATGGTTCAGTTCCGCCTGTCTGCGGCGATCGAGATAATCGAAGCGGTCCATGGTTATTTCCGATGGAGCGAGGGGGACCATTGCCGGGCCATGTGCGATGCCGAGCGGGTTACGGCGCCCTCGATCAGCTTGTCCTTCATCAATATGCGAAAGGCGTCGGCATCCCTGGGATCGAGCATCACGACCCTTGCGCCACCGGAAACCAACGCTTCCACGGCGGATATCCGGAATGCGTGCTTCGTGCATGCCGCCTCGATGACATCG
Proteins encoded:
- a CDS encoding OmpA family protein yields the protein MSVISKSPKFLLMLALLSGASSGSLSAQTQDAPAPAADVSATAYLPPAKLAAGPEIKGIISARSGDKMQVTAADGTKSVIVINDATKISASKGFFGLNRSRLAATSLLNGVPVTVKTLQSDGGLVASQINLQNKDLRTASMIQNGTEQGFAEQTAATAALRGRMGEIDQYNIKSTTNVNFDTGKAVLSAQAKNELCAAATTAEGMSNALLLVVGYTDSTGDYEYNQQLSEKRAGRVINYLQQACGWKPYRMLTPTGMSEADPVASNDTVEGKAQNRRVAVNILVSKAVDGL
- the groL gene encoding chaperonin GroEL (60 kDa chaperone family; promotes refolding of misfolded polypeptides especially under stressful conditions; forms two stacked rings of heptamers to form a barrel-shaped 14mer; ends can be capped by GroES; misfolded proteins enter the barrel where they are refolded when GroES binds) yields the protein MTAKDVKLAHEAREGIARGVDILANAVRVTLGPKGRNVLIDRGFGAPRITKDGVTVAKELEFNNKFENMGAQMIRAVASRAHDHAGDGTTTATVLAQAIVQEGMKSVSAGIDPMDLKRGIDLAVTAVVAELKARSKPVSNNQEIAQVGIVSANGDEIVGNRIAEAMEKVGKEGVITIEEGASVEFELDVVEGMQFDRGYLSPYFVTNSEKMAVELEDPVILIHEKKMSNVQAMLPILEAVAQAHRSLLIIAEDIEGDALSTLVVNKLRGGLKVAAVKAPGFGDRRKAMLEDLAILTASDVVTEDLGIKLEDVTLDRLGTAKRVTIAKDHTTIVDGAGSPEVIKARVAALQAQIETTTSDYDREKLQERLAKLSGGVAVIKVGGSSELEVKERKDRVEDALHATRAAVEEGILPGGGTALLYASKALDGLVPVNDDQRRGIDIIRRALQAPLRQIAENAGHDGGVVVGRLLDGKDENLGFNAQSEQYENLFQSGVIDPTKVVRTALQDAASIAGLLITTEAAVAELGTDSRGPQAMASGAGF
- a CDS encoding IS4 family transposase, encoding MLVMALAQSRTVNLTHLACHLPGQATHASGYRRLQRFFQHVQLESDRLALLVVSMLNLSRKKCLVLDRTNWKIGSTDVNILMLAIVTRRFRVPLLWSMIGHQGCSDTDQRIALMQRYLALFPAASIELLLADREFIGAQWMDFLNENNIPFAIRLKEDMTLNLANGTTWSFRTLLRRKRVGGTAIWEGRLNGTTGATSQPLRIAAKRLADKQVLIVATNQPEARQALNLYRRRWGIECLFGDAKTRGLNLEDTRIKNPRKLDCLLVVVTLAIIWAYRCATRVMGMKAIPRKTHGRRQKSWFRLGFDSLRQWIINDQPKAASAWSDAAPIRLLIPLHSR
- a CDS encoding spermidine synthase is translated as MRAYIADERQAKTAKASHPPIETVDVADIPGGGQLHLLKCGREFSIQFGSDELMGSQDHVSEMALATMTSQRLTRKDGHVLVGGLGMGFTLDAVLAAWTAEAFVTVAELVPQIVVWAKGPLAHLFKNNLADPRVSLRLHDVYDVIAETSEHFDAILLDVDNGPDGFITPGNDRLYSHAGLAAAYAALRPGGLLSIWSSYTDDCFAGRLEESGFEVDEIILPAYIGSSERWHNIWFAAKPGNPANLSPPQ